A genomic stretch from Pseudobdellovibrionaceae bacterium includes:
- a CDS encoding AgmX/PglI C-terminal domain-containing protein: MKEGIVLKKESGEIIRIYDWPDNIAYVSFNKKTGRLGLHKEQQSSLNFVHLGTLDKNSLKSEPKVFLNIHFSLLGSTSTEKVNLERPLVYADKKISRTFKRSAMLFFFCLFFIAYFSLTRQEVPEEVKEKTEVVKIEKKEVIKPRYSVLIVPNSVSVPVVKRRSVRRLGALAVLGALKTGKQKGGLNLNFSKTSSGVGLGGSQGSGGAQTSLYAKGLSKVALGVGGKITGAGGYGKAGAGGGKAGVGRLSLIGSRGVSSLEVGRESITSGGLDKSAIAAVIQAHLSEVRFCYEKALQGQPDLKGRVVVNFAIEANGLVKLANIKASSLNFPSVEFCIVNHLKSWKFPYPSGGVVVKVSYPFVLQRSN, from the coding sequence TTGAAAGAAGGTATTGTTTTAAAAAAAGAATCTGGTGAAATTATCCGAATATATGATTGGCCGGATAATATTGCCTATGTATCTTTTAATAAAAAAACTGGCCGTTTGGGCTTACATAAAGAACAGCAAAGTTCTTTAAATTTTGTTCATTTAGGAACTTTAGATAAAAATAGCTTAAAATCAGAACCTAAAGTTTTTTTAAATATTCATTTTTCTTTGCTAGGTTCTACTAGTACCGAAAAGGTAAATTTAGAAAGACCATTAGTGTATGCGGATAAAAAAATAAGTCGTACTTTTAAAAGAAGTGCTATGCTTTTTTTCTTTTGTTTATTTTTTATTGCTTATTTTAGTTTAACTCGTCAAGAAGTGCCAGAAGAGGTAAAAGAAAAAACAGAAGTTGTAAAAATAGAAAAAAAAGAAGTAATTAAGCCAAGATATTCTGTGTTAATTGTTCCCAATTCTGTATCTGTCCCTGTGGTTAAAAGACGCAGTGTGCGCCGTTTAGGAGCGTTGGCTGTTTTAGGTGCACTGAAAACAGGAAAACAAAAAGGCGGTTTAAATTTAAACTTCTCTAAAACCTCTAGCGGTGTTGGGCTAGGTGGAAGCCAAGGTAGTGGCGGAGCACAAACTTCTTTGTATGCTAAAGGTTTATCCAAAGTGGCCTTGGGTGTTGGTGGTAAAATTACTGGCGCTGGCGGTTATGGAAAAGCGGGAGCTGGTGGCGGAAAAGCAGGAGTGGGTCGCCTTAGTTTAATTGGTTCTAGGGGAGTTAGTTCTTTAGAAGTGGGAAGAGAGTCTATTACTTCGGGAGGCTTAGATAAATCGGCCATTGCAGCGGTTATTCAAGCGCATTTATCAGAGGTACGATTTTGTTATGAAAAAGCTTTACAGGGGCAGCCCGATTTAAAAGGAAGAGTAGTAGTAAATTTTGCTATCGAGGCTAATGGTTTAGTTAAGTTGGCTAATATTAAAGCTAGCAGTTTAAATTTTCCTTCTGTAGAATTTTGTATTGTTAATCATTTAAAATCATGGAAATTTCCATATCCAAGTGGAGGGGTAGTAGTAAAAGTTTCCTACCCCTTTGTATTGCAAAGAAGTAATTAA
- a CDS encoding tetratricopeptide repeat protein, which produces MFIKIFTILLITFTSLLTSFAYDGFKANKLLITKLSDVKDTVAKNDPTWAGISLRMADLLSEQSRLCISKKCSSSQILKFRNQAIKLYKSVLPRLHSSAQLAVYSQLAHLLQLSNKNTAAIGFYKKALTLPGSTKAILAIQMALAQVYFKLGSYKTAISYYNQVLKQPSFEKYNLAVQKKSWALFRLNKINQATSNLESLIAKSYKEKTSGLVKVNAYFYSELLNDLVLFYSYKSNAPIKKAKQLLVWTPKKEQVKFLMFYAKELERLGHLTASIKLWNFNLEYLNSPKDRISAYQHITQVYYKSFLFKQATASFSALTAECKKNFSECKDYEVSLKNLLIDWFSAKKRRDLLFKSCTLFANLFPNNGDILVLAAQIGVTQKKWNKALQFYKKIEMGLKEKTIVFKDKKLLKLSGEHFLWTQIEVAELSKNRNLLQQTYKYFIENSKDKNKVFKIQYQKFVSLYENKQRESVAKDFPLIITQYIKTKSFNSKKIYPVVAQAVNLVLQSLVKLKKDQAIEKWIEQYQAYPFSKSANWKAYKKQAVLNQTAQLSKQGSNELAYNKLLSLPFNSLNLKEKINYYYNQISLLGKMQKKEEEAVVIAKLLNLKKHLTPSKYNTLVLRQVWLAELKLDFNSAFKHLLKLVNKNTSANRYLRLILFAKLSKKPLAINHKYYKQFFKKEKSITKKQALAFDLIKESNFNLKIFNKYTKYLSKKQYQANSLKVLNQLSANLGKLDKKFLHKILSSKKYSKNAETMFVSRFAHLEKKYKPWLSRITKHKIKTISQYQISKGLKRRLYLLGKGERLLKLVIKENDSVLQMFYSKALILESLKLHDEILNFPLPKGLNKEETQLYSSAIAEKAAVYKTKQKYYNQYYTQFWKNSDLLSVLKKQSQLNLNNSFLLNLFVSELKLVAPEDILTNMVVLENTLKEKLNVRGISNVSKKPALAIADSELKQKVKQFPENIDYIKAFIKEMDQKGNYSMSAYLNSRLASLNNKVNKVKE; this is translated from the coding sequence ATGTTTATAAAAATTTTTACTATTTTATTAATTACATTTACCAGTCTTTTGACCTCTTTTGCTTATGATGGATTTAAGGCCAATAAGTTATTAATTACTAAGCTAAGTGATGTAAAAGACACTGTAGCCAAAAACGACCCCACATGGGCGGGGATTAGCTTACGGATGGCCGATTTGCTCTCCGAACAAAGCAGGCTTTGTATTAGCAAGAAATGCTCCTCTTCTCAAATTTTAAAATTTCGCAATCAAGCTATTAAGTTATATAAATCGGTATTACCTCGCCTGCACTCTAGTGCGCAATTAGCGGTTTACTCGCAATTGGCCCATTTATTACAACTATCCAATAAAAATACTGCTGCAATTGGGTTTTATAAAAAAGCATTAACATTGCCTGGCAGCACTAAAGCTATATTGGCAATTCAAATGGCTTTGGCGCAAGTTTATTTTAAATTAGGAAGTTATAAAACAGCCATCAGCTATTATAACCAAGTGCTAAAACAACCTAGCTTTGAAAAGTACAATTTAGCTGTTCAAAAAAAATCGTGGGCTTTATTTAGATTAAATAAAATAAACCAAGCCACTAGTAATTTAGAAAGTTTAATTGCTAAAAGCTATAAAGAAAAAACATCGGGTTTAGTTAAAGTAAATGCTTACTTTTATTCTGAATTACTAAATGATTTAGTGTTATTTTACTCTTACAAAAGCAATGCTCCTATAAAAAAAGCAAAACAATTACTAGTTTGGACTCCAAAAAAAGAGCAGGTTAAATTCTTAATGTTTTATGCAAAAGAATTAGAACGGCTAGGGCATTTGACTGCATCTATTAAGTTATGGAATTTTAATCTAGAGTACTTAAATAGCCCTAAAGATCGTATTTCCGCTTATCAACATATTACTCAAGTTTATTATAAAAGCTTTTTGTTTAAACAAGCCACAGCCAGCTTTTCTGCATTGACAGCAGAGTGTAAGAAAAATTTTTCTGAGTGCAAAGATTACGAGGTAAGTTTAAAAAATTTATTAATTGACTGGTTTAGCGCAAAAAAGCGTAGAGATTTACTTTTTAAAAGTTGTACTTTATTTGCTAACCTATTTCCTAACAACGGAGACATTTTAGTTTTAGCTGCTCAAATTGGTGTTACACAAAAAAAATGGAACAAGGCTTTACAGTTTTATAAAAAAATAGAAATGGGTTTAAAAGAAAAAACCATAGTATTTAAAGATAAAAAGCTGTTAAAGTTGTCTGGCGAGCATTTTTTATGGACACAAATCGAGGTTGCCGAATTATCTAAAAATCGCAACCTATTACAACAAACTTACAAATATTTTATTGAAAACTCGAAAGATAAAAATAAAGTGTTTAAAATTCAATACCAAAAGTTTGTATCTTTATATGAAAACAAACAACGAGAAAGTGTAGCCAAAGATTTTCCTCTTATTATTACACAGTACATAAAAACCAAATCTTTTAATTCAAAAAAAATATATCCTGTTGTTGCACAGGCGGTTAATTTGGTTTTACAATCTTTAGTAAAATTAAAAAAAGACCAAGCCATCGAAAAGTGGATAGAACAGTATCAAGCTTATCCTTTTTCTAAATCGGCTAATTGGAAGGCTTATAAAAAGCAAGCCGTTTTAAATCAAACAGCACAGTTAAGCAAACAAGGGTCTAATGAATTAGCGTACAATAAGTTACTTAGCCTTCCTTTCAACAGTTTAAATTTAAAAGAAAAAATAAATTATTATTATAACCAAATTTCCTTATTAGGAAAAATGCAAAAAAAAGAAGAAGAAGCAGTAGTTATTGCTAAACTATTAAATTTAAAAAAGCATTTAACACCAAGTAAGTATAATACCTTAGTGTTACGACAGGTTTGGTTAGCAGAATTAAAATTAGACTTTAATTCTGCTTTTAAGCATTTATTAAAATTAGTTAATAAAAATACCTCGGCAAATAGATATTTGCGTTTAATTTTATTTGCAAAGCTTTCTAAAAAGCCTTTAGCAATTAACCATAAGTATTATAAGCAGTTTTTTAAAAAAGAAAAAAGTATAACTAAAAAACAAGCATTAGCTTTTGATTTAATAAAAGAAAGCAACTTTAATTTAAAAATTTTTAACAAATATACAAAATACTTATCTAAAAAACAATACCAAGCTAATTCTTTAAAAGTGCTAAATCAATTATCTGCAAATTTAGGAAAACTCGACAAAAAGTTTTTGCATAAAATTTTATCTTCTAAAAAATATAGCAAAAATGCAGAGACTATGTTTGTGTCTCGTTTTGCACATTTAGAGAAAAAGTATAAGCCATGGCTAAGCCGTATTACTAAACATAAAATTAAAACTATTAGTCAGTATCAAATTTCTAAAGGTTTAAAACGCCGCTTATATTTGCTGGGAAAAGGGGAAAGATTATTAAAACTAGTAATTAAAGAAAACGACTCTGTGTTACAAATGTTTTATTCTAAAGCTTTAATATTAGAGTCTTTAAAATTGCATGACGAAATTTTAAATTTTCCATTGCCTAAAGGCTTAAACAAGGAAGAGACGCAGCTGTACTCTAGCGCTATAGCAGAAAAGGCGGCAGTATATAAAACTAAGCAAAAATATTATAACCAGTACTATACTCAATTTTGGAAAAATTCTGACTTATTAAGTGTTTTAAAAAAACAATCGCAGTTAAATTTAAACAATTCCTTTTTATTAAACCTCTTTGTTAGTGAGTTAAAATTAGTAGCACCAGAAGATATATTAACCAATATGGTGGTTTTAGAAAACACATTAAAAGAAAAGTTAAATGTTAGAGGTATTAGCAATGTATCTAAAAAACCAGCATTAGCCATTGCGGATTCGGAATTAAAACAAAAAGTTAAGCAATTTCCAGAAAATATAGATTATATAAAAGCCTTTATAAAAGAGATGGATCAGAAAGGTAATTACTCTATGTCTGCGTATTTAAACTCACGGTTGGCATCTTTAAATAATAAAGTAAACAAGGTTAAGGAATAG
- a CDS encoding MotA/TolQ/ExbB proton channel family protein produces MSFFITIIEAFQNGGFWMWVILALQLVSIAIIAERVFTLYFKEKMQAMITAYGFEKAIKKGELSTLIKDIDEVQTPSVIGHLTKEAAITALDLGGKEEIQSKMDETLLQENNLLERRIGFLPMLANVGTLTGLLGTIVGMIKSFTAVSQANPAEKAALLSSGISEAMNTTAYGLIMAIPALIAFAILNNRSSHLIEDLNQAALKVFNWFSYSYEVLPEKVALESSKTEVKRV; encoded by the coding sequence ATGTCATTTTTTATAACAATAATAGAAGCTTTTCAAAATGGTGGTTTTTGGATGTGGGTAATCCTAGCTTTACAGTTAGTGTCTATTGCCATTATAGCAGAAAGAGTTTTTACCTTATATTTTAAAGAAAAAATGCAAGCCATGATTACGGCTTATGGGTTTGAAAAAGCTATTAAGAAAGGGGAGTTAAGCACTTTAATTAAAGATATTGATGAAGTACAAACTCCATCAGTAATTGGCCACTTAACTAAAGAAGCAGCCATTACCGCTTTAGATCTTGGGGGCAAAGAGGAAATTCAATCCAAAATGGATGAAACTTTATTACAAGAAAACAACCTTTTAGAGCGTCGTATAGGATTTTTACCAATGCTTGCCAATGTAGGTACATTAACGGGTTTATTAGGAACTATTGTGGGAATGATTAAATCTTTCACAGCAGTAAGCCAGGCCAACCCTGCTGAAAAAGCGGCACTGTTATCCTCTGGGATATCAGAGGCTATGAACACCACGGCTTACGGTTTAATTATGGCCATTCCTGCTTTAATTGCTTTTGCTATATTAAATAATCGTTCTAGCCATTTAATAGAAGATTTAAACCAAGCCGCTTTAAAAGTGTTTAACTGGTTTAGCTATTCTTATGAAGTATTACCAGAAAAAGTCGCTTTAGAATCTTCTAAAACAGAAGTGAAAAGAGTTTAG
- a CDS encoding leucine-rich repeat domain-containing protein, whose product MNKTLVKYILLPISLFICTNVLANTNTTRSECFEKKSTIITNYTCDLESVVIPKGVTGLWEYSFYDKGITSVVIPSSVTYIDHLAFKNNNLTSVTIPNSVTVIGNSAFADNDLTSVVISNSITQINVWAFANNNLTSVVIPNSVRIIGDFAFENNNLTSVVIPNSVIVIGGFAFKKNNLTSVTIPNSVTRIGNGAFEYNKLTSVTIPNSVTRIGSEAFEYNKLTSVTIPNSVTRIGSNAFENNKLTSVVISNSLETIGHSAFHTNNLTSVTIPNSVTKIFGSAFANNNLTSVVIPNSVTEIGNHAFYNNNLTSVTIPNSVTKIDYSVFENNNLTSVTIPNSVTKILEGAFENNNIKYVKLPESTKFASGAFDKDVIIDGGIPANCQWCLR is encoded by the coding sequence ATGAACAAAACACTTGTTAAATATATATTATTACCGATCAGTTTATTTATATGCACTAATGTATTAGCAAATACAAACACGACTCGATCAGAATGTTTTGAAAAAAAATCAACAATAATTACGAACTATACTTGTGATCTAGAATCTGTTGTTATTCCAAAAGGTGTAACTGGGTTATGGGAGTACTCGTTTTATGACAAGGGTATAACATCTGTTGTTATTCCTAGTAGCGTGACATATATTGATCACCTAGCATTTAAAAATAACAATCTAACATCTGTTACTATTCCAAACAGTGTTACAGTGATTGGTAACTCTGCATTTGCAGATAATGACTTAACATCTGTTGTTATTTCAAACAGTATCACACAGATTAATGTCTGGGCCTTTGCAAATAACAATCTGACATCTGTTGTTATTCCAAATAGTGTCAGAATAATTGGGGACTTTGCATTTGAGAATAACAATCTGACATCTGTTGTTATTCCAAACAGTGTCATAGTAATTGGGGGTTTTGCATTTAAAAAGAACAACCTGACATCTGTTACTATTCCAAACAGTGTTACAAGGATTGGCAACGGAGCATTTGAATACAATAAATTAACATCTGTTACTATTCCAAATAGTGTTACAAGGATTGGCAGCGAAGCATTTGAATACAATAAATTAACATCTGTTACTATTCCAAATAGTGTTACAAGGATTGGCTCCAATGCCTTTGAAAATAATAAATTAACATCTGTTGTTATTTCAAACAGCCTCGAAACGATTGGTCACAGTGCATTTCACACTAACAATCTGACATCTGTTACTATTCCAAACAGTGTCACAAAGATTTTTGGCAGTGCCTTTGCAAATAACAATCTGACATCTGTTGTTATTCCAAACAGTGTCACAGAGATTGGTAATCATGCATTTTACAATAACAATCTGACATCTGTTACTATTCCAAACAGTGTCACAAAGATAGACTATAGTGTATTTGAAAATAACAACCTAACATCTGTTACTATTCCGAATAGTGTAACTAAAATTTTGGAAGGTGCGTTTGAAAATAATAATATTAAGTATGTTAAATTACCAGAGTCAACAAAATTTGCCAGTGGTGCCTTTGATAAAGATGTGATTATTGATGGGGGCATTCCAGCAAATTGCCAGTGGTGCCTTCGATAA
- the ahpF gene encoding alkyl hydroperoxide reductase subunit F — translation MIDAQMLTQLQSVFEKLTNTVELVYSLSTHPKQNELLNLLTQLESTSLNIKISSSKEQTSAPSFFINYNGRKNGISFVGIPSGHEFTSLVLAILHSDNQGKLPDPGIINRIKQLKGPIELKTYIALSCETCPEVVQSLNLMAAVHSNFTHQMIDGEMAQDDIKALKIQGVPSVIAKGKLISSGKSNLATLLTTLEKQYGAEKTTQQNQNLGQYDVVIAGGGPAGAASAIYSARKGLKTALIAEKMGGQVQDTKGIENLISVTYTEGPALANQLVKHMAEYDIKIFEHRRIKSIENKTLKNLHLDSGEFLNTKALIVATGAQWRTLGIEGEKQYTGQGVGYCPHCDGPYYKGQDVAVIGGGNSGVEAAIDLSGIVKSVTLFEFASELKADKVLIDKLKSLDNAKILTNVQTTGIIGDGSKVTHLKYTDRQTKTTQQLPLNGVFVQIGLMPNSQFIKDIVKTNSFGEIIVDNKGRTNVNGIYAAGDVTTVPFKQIIIAMGEGAKAALTAFEDQMLL, via the coding sequence ATGATTGATGCACAAATGCTAACACAATTACAATCGGTTTTTGAAAAACTAACTAACACGGTAGAGCTAGTTTACTCCCTATCTACTCACCCAAAACAAAACGAATTACTAAACTTGCTTACACAACTAGAAAGCACCTCTTTAAATATAAAAATTAGCTCTTCTAAAGAGCAAACTAGTGCACCTTCTTTTTTTATTAATTATAATGGAAGAAAAAATGGAATTAGTTTTGTAGGAATTCCCAGTGGGCATGAATTTACCTCCTTAGTTTTAGCCATTTTGCACTCCGACAACCAAGGGAAGTTACCTGACCCCGGCATTATAAATAGAATCAAACAACTTAAAGGACCCATAGAATTAAAAACTTACATTGCATTATCTTGCGAAACTTGCCCCGAAGTGGTGCAATCCCTTAACTTAATGGCCGCTGTTCATTCTAACTTCACCCACCAAATGATTGATGGTGAAATGGCTCAAGACGATATAAAAGCATTAAAAATACAAGGTGTCCCTAGCGTTATAGCGAAAGGGAAATTAATTAGTTCGGGAAAATCCAACCTAGCCACCCTACTAACTACATTAGAAAAACAATATGGTGCGGAAAAAACCACGCAACAAAATCAAAATTTAGGACAATACGATGTGGTCATTGCAGGAGGAGGCCCCGCGGGAGCAGCCTCTGCCATTTACTCGGCTCGCAAAGGTTTAAAAACGGCTTTAATTGCAGAAAAAATGGGCGGACAAGTGCAAGACACAAAAGGTATTGAAAATTTAATTTCTGTTACTTACACAGAAGGCCCCGCCTTAGCCAATCAACTAGTTAAACACATGGCCGAATATGATATAAAAATTTTTGAACACAGACGCATTAAATCCATAGAAAATAAAACGCTAAAAAATTTACACCTAGATAGCGGAGAGTTTTTAAATACCAAAGCACTTATCGTAGCCACAGGTGCACAGTGGCGAACACTGGGCATTGAAGGAGAAAAACAATACACCGGCCAAGGAGTGGGTTACTGCCCTCACTGCGACGGCCCTTATTACAAAGGACAAGATGTGGCCGTTATTGGTGGAGGTAACTCGGGCGTGGAAGCGGCCATTGATCTTTCGGGCATTGTAAAATCGGTGACCCTTTTTGAATTTGCTTCCGAGCTAAAAGCCGACAAAGTTTTGATAGACAAACTGAAATCTCTAGACAACGCAAAAATACTAACTAATGTGCAAACCACAGGCATCATAGGTGATGGTAGCAAAGTGACTCACCTAAAATACACAGACAGACAAACAAAAACCACCCAACAACTTCCCCTTAATGGAGTGTTTGTTCAAATTGGATTGATGCCTAATAGTCAATTTATTAAAGACATTGTAAAAACCAATTCTTTTGGAGAAATTATAGTCGATAACAAAGGTCGCACTAATGTTAATGGTATTTATGCCGCAGGAGATGTTACTACCGTCCCTTTTAAACAAATCATTATTGCTATGGGAGAGGGAGCAAAAGCAGCTTTAACCGCCTTTGAAGATCAAATGTTACTGTAA
- a CDS encoding MerR family transcriptional regulator: MSYLDKHKQNNTSNLSSKTHVKNIPDAIEVTSAFNYLDPQLKKELNNIPDRIYFKIGEVANLLEVKSSVLRYWETEFPSFSPNKSGKNQRMYKKKDVEQLFLIKKLLYRDRFSIEGARGVLAQAKKEFKGFFQEKQIRMKMKNSLSLAQLLLIDIQNCKKLFV, translated from the coding sequence ATGTCTTATCTAGACAAACATAAGCAAAATAATACAAGCAATTTATCTTCAAAAACACATGTAAAAAACATACCAGATGCCATAGAGGTTACTTCTGCTTTTAATTATTTAGACCCTCAGTTAAAAAAAGAATTAAATAACATACCAGATAGAATTTACTTTAAAATTGGTGAGGTAGCTAATTTACTAGAAGTAAAATCTTCGGTTTTGCGATATTGGGAAACCGAATTTCCTTCTTTTTCGCCAAATAAATCGGGTAAAAATCAAAGAATGTATAAGAAAAAAGATGTGGAGCAATTATTTTTAATAAAAAAATTATTGTATAGAGATAGATTTTCTATCGAAGGGGCTAGGGGGGTTTTAGCTCAAGCGAAAAAAGAATTTAAAGGTTTTTTTCAAGAAAAACAAATACGAATGAAAATGAAAAACAGTTTATCATTGGCACAACTTTTATTAATAGATATTCAAAACTGTAAAAAACTTTTTGTATAA
- a CDS encoding integration host factor subunit alpha gives MNSSEELTITKADIVEQVYNKIGFSKKDATDFVELFFSLMKTSLCDGEDVKISGFGNFVVNQKKERMGRNPQTGEKIAIKARRVIGFKPSQVFKGNLNNK, from the coding sequence ATGAATTCTTCTGAAGAGCTTACTATTACAAAAGCCGACATTGTAGAACAGGTTTATAATAAAATTGGATTTTCTAAAAAAGATGCTACCGATTTTGTAGAGTTATTTTTTTCTTTAATGAAAACATCGTTATGTGATGGCGAGGATGTTAAAATTTCTGGTTTTGGAAACTTTGTGGTAAATCAAAAAAAAGAAAGAATGGGAAGAAATCCTCAAACAGGAGAAAAAATAGCCATTAAAGCCAGAAGGGTTATTGGTTTTAAACCTAGCCAAGTTTTTAAAGGCAATTTAAACAACAAGTAA
- a CDS encoding phenylalanine--tRNA ligase subunit beta, whose product MKISFNWLTEYIDITSFQSQPEELGKKLTNVGLEVEGIQDQKKIWDHVVIAKIIKKQAHPNADRLSLCQVKVGKDTVPIVCGAKNHKEGDWVVAALPGANLPGDFLIKKSKLRGELSCGMLCSEEELGLSKTMEGILLLPSEGLQEGQCWSEYKNLNDTIFDINITPNRTDCLSHFGIARELSCVLDKPLKKTFPVKTLKSTFSAFSIQVEKQNTNIGYSGCIIKNVKVAESPKWLKQRLASVGVNSINNIVDITNFIMWELGQPLHAFNLQKVNQGINIRLAKKEEKLVSLDNKTLVFEGGELVIANESAPVALAGIIGGLDSGVTFDTQDIFIESAYFEPSAIRKTAKTFGIQTDSSDRFSKGADSSILLQALNRACELVEDLAQGEVQQKIFYHAPPAVTEEKIKITQEFLEDKLGYEVSMKDFDKWITALGCQLNVSDSKSREVTPPCFRKDLSQPVDLLEEYARLNGYDKIPEQLPSFSGESSPHTKQYLKNKHLMDLCKNAGLLQAINHHFIHSTFQKDFLGEEKDLKKYSTYMGRQAIPVLNPLSADWDVMRLSLLPGLFQNLIYNYNHNQKWGNLFELGTVFNKEEEAYNEQFFLSFVSWGNKETLWDKSKTPLVFALKGRVEAVLKSLNIPFKWRVIKEPNFCPDFLHPKRSIALQVKGKLVGYLGELHPLLLQKHKLRLNVALAEFNTEWFNSTLSLCNSTALAGKYPAVTRDLSVLCPKTLLSEEVLQLIKKVAGKDCVSCSVLDIYEPKDKEEISITFRLVVQNAEKTYSEADLQLLQSNIFKNLSEKLGVTVPSS is encoded by the coding sequence ATGAAAATTTCTTTTAATTGGTTAACCGAATATATTGATATTACTTCTTTTCAATCTCAACCAGAAGAGTTGGGAAAAAAGCTAACCAATGTAGGTTTAGAAGTAGAAGGTATTCAGGATCAAAAAAAAATATGGGACCATGTGGTTATTGCTAAAATTATAAAAAAGCAAGCTCACCCTAATGCCGACCGACTGAGTCTTTGCCAAGTTAAGGTTGGCAAAGACACTGTGCCCATTGTTTGTGGAGCAAAAAACCATAAAGAAGGGGATTGGGTTGTGGCGGCTTTGCCAGGTGCTAATTTACCTGGAGATTTTCTTATTAAAAAAAGCAAATTAAGAGGAGAATTAAGTTGTGGTATGTTATGTTCCGAAGAAGAATTGGGATTAAGCAAAACTATGGAAGGCATTTTGCTTTTACCAAGCGAAGGTTTGCAAGAGGGGCAATGTTGGAGTGAATACAAAAACTTAAATGACACTATATTTGATATTAATATTACGCCCAACCGTACCGACTGTTTAAGTCATTTTGGTATTGCTAGAGAATTATCTTGTGTGTTAGACAAACCTTTAAAAAAAACTTTTCCTGTTAAAACTCTTAAGTCGACCTTTTCTGCTTTTTCCATTCAAGTAGAAAAACAAAATACCAATATAGGCTATTCGGGTTGCATTATTAAAAATGTTAAAGTTGCAGAAAGCCCTAAATGGCTTAAGCAACGCCTGGCTTCTGTGGGAGTTAACTCTATTAACAACATTGTTGATATTACTAATTTTATTATGTGGGAGCTAGGACAACCTTTACATGCTTTTAATTTGCAAAAAGTAAATCAAGGAATAAATATTCGTCTAGCTAAAAAAGAGGAAAAGCTAGTTAGCTTAGACAACAAAACTCTTGTGTTTGAGGGGGGGGAATTAGTTATTGCTAACGAGTCTGCTCCAGTAGCTTTGGCTGGTATTATTGGAGGTTTAGATTCGGGAGTTACTTTTGATACACAAGATATTTTTATTGAATCGGCGTATTTTGAACCCTCGGCAATTAGAAAAACAGCCAAAACTTTTGGAATACAAACAGACTCTTCGGATCGCTTTTCTAAAGGGGCCGATTCGTCTATTTTGCTACAAGCTCTTAATAGAGCTTGCGAGTTGGTTGAAGATTTAGCACAGGGAGAAGTGCAGCAGAAAATATTTTATCACGCACCTCCAGCAGTTACAGAAGAAAAAATAAAAATCACACAAGAGTTTTTAGAAGATAAATTGGGCTATGAAGTTAGTATGAAAGATTTTGATAAATGGATTACAGCTTTAGGTTGCCAGCTAAATGTTTCTGATTCAAAAAGTCGCGAAGTAACACCTCCTTGTTTTAGAAAAGATTTAAGTCAGCCTGTGGATTTATTAGAAGAATATGCTCGCTTAAATGGTTATGATAAAATTCCAGAACAATTGCCTTCTTTTTCTGGCGAATCTAGCCCGCATACTAAGCAGTATTTAAAAAATAAACATTTAATGGATTTATGTAAAAATGCTGGCTTGTTACAAGCGATTAACCACCACTTTATTCATTCCACTTTTCAAAAAGATTTTTTAGGAGAAGAAAAAGATTTAAAAAAATATAGCACTTATATGGGAAGGCAAGCCATTCCTGTGTTAAATCCCTTAAGTGCCGATTGGGATGTTATGCGATTAAGTTTATTACCAGGCTTATTTCAAAATTTAATATATAATTATAATCATAACCAAAAATGGGGAAATTTATTTGAATTAGGAACTGTTTTTAACAAAGAAGAAGAGGCTTATAATGAGCAATTTTTTCTTAGCTTTGTATCTTGGGGAAATAAAGAAACTTTATGGGATAAGTCTAAAACGCCATTAGTATTTGCATTAAAAGGAAGGGTAGAGGCTGTATTAAAATCTTTAAACATTCCTTTTAAGTGGAGGGTAATAAAAGAGCCTAATTTTTGTCCGGATTTTTTACATCCAAAGCGATCCATAGCCTTGCAGGTAAAAGGTAAGTTGGTGGGTTACTTAGGCGAGCTACATCCTTTACTTTTACAAAAACACAAACTGCGTTTAAATGTGGCCTTGGCCGAATTTAATACCGAGTGGTTTAATTCTACTTTAAGTTTGTGTAACTCCACAGCCTTAGCAGGAAAATACCCAGCAGTAACTAGAGATTTATCTGTACTGTGCCCTAAAACTTTATTGTCCGAAGAGGTTCTTCAGTTAATAAAAAAAGTAGCGGGAAAAGATTGCGTTTCTTGCAGTGTTTTGGATATTTACGAACCTAAAGATAAAGAAGAAATCTCTATTACTTTTCGACTAGTTGTGCAAAATGCAGAAAAAACTTACTCAGAGGCAGATTTACAATTGCTTCAAAGCAATATTTTTAAAAATTTATCAGAAAAATTAGGTGTCACAGTTCCTTCTAGTTAG